One region of Cucurbita pepo subsp. pepo cultivar mu-cu-16 chromosome LG03, ASM280686v2, whole genome shotgun sequence genomic DNA includes:
- the LOC111791047 gene encoding alpha carbonic anhydrase 7-like, with amino-acid sequence MEASHLLIFAICCLSLLSSGAAAASAAKVGGEFSYDPCSDRGPKHWGELDMDWGMCKNGKLQSPISLSKWTADLNQGLGDLRRRHRPANAYLKNDGHEIVVDWDGNDAGSIKIKNIDYQLVNYHWHHPSEHTQDGKTFPLELHMVHINNVTKNIAVIGILYEYGPLDPFIFMLERDIQNLDIEGGLEFLGQVDPRDVKLGGRKYFRYMGSLTTPPCTEGVTWTVMDKVQTVAPYQVRLLKRALVEEKNARPLQKVNGRDVSYFDPYSWVGSVAAE; translated from the exons ATGGAAGCCTCCCATCTTCTCATATTTGCTATCTGTTGCTTATCATTGCTATCAAGtggagcagcagcagcatcagCAGCGAAGGTCGGTGGGGAGTTCAGCTATGATCCATGTAGCGACAGAGGGCCTAAGCATTGGGGAGAATTGGATATGGATTGGGGAATGTGTAAGAATGGCAAACTCCAGTCCCCTATTTCCTTGTCAAAATGGACTGCTGATTTAAACCAGGGCTTGGGTGATCTTAGACGAAGACATAGACCTGCTAATGCCTATCTCAAGAACGATGGCCACGAAATTGTT GTAGATTGGGACGGAAATGATGCTGGATCaatcaagatcaagaacatTGATTACCAGCTTGTAAATTACCATTGGCATCATCCTTCCGAGCATACCCAAGATGGCAAAACGTTTCCTTTGGAGCTTCACATGGTCCACATCAACAACGTAACAAAGAACATAGCTGTTATTGGCATTTTATACGAATACGGACCACTCGATCCATTCATCTTCATG TTAGAAAGGGACATACAAAATCTAGATATTGAAGGAGGCTTGGAATTTCTTGGGCAAGTGGATCCTAGAGACGTAAAGCTTGGTGGCAGGAAATACTTTAGATACATGGGATCTCTGACCACTCCTCCGTGTACTGAAGGTGTCACTTGGACTGTCATGGACAAG GTACAAACTGTGGCACCTTATCAAGTCCGGCTTCTTAAACGAGCTTTGGTTGAA GAGAAGAATGCGAGGCCTTTGCAAAAGGTCAACGGTAGAGATGTCTCCTACTTTGACCCATACTCGTGGGTGGGAAGTGTAGCAGCTGAGTAG
- the LOC111789968 gene encoding aquaporin TIP1-1-like, translating into MPFQRIVIAVGRPEEATHPAALKAALAEFISTLIFVFAGQGSGLAFSKLTHNSPTSPAALIIASLAHGFALFVGVSTGANISGGHLNPAVTFGALVGGNITLLRGILYWIAQLLGALVANLLLKFVITDVVISGFSLSAGVGVWEALVFEIVMTFGLVYTVYATAIDPKKGELGVIAPIAIGFIVAANILVGGPFTGASMNPAVAFGPAVVAGSWAQHWIYWAGPLIGGGLAGIVYELFFIGFTHEPLPAAEY; encoded by the exons ATGCCGTTCCAGAGGATAGTAATCGCCGTCGGCCGGCCGGAGGAGGCCACCCATCCCGCCGCCCTGAAGGCCGCCTTGGCCGAGTTCATTTCCACTCTAATCTTTGTTTTCGCTGGCCAAGGTTCGGGTCTTGCTTTCTCTAAACTCACCCATAATTCTCCCACCTCCCCTGCTGCTCTCATCATCGCTTCCTTAGCTCATGGCTTTGCCCTTTTCGTCGGAGTCTCCACCGGCGCCAACATCTCCGGCGGCCACCTCAACCCCGCCGTCACTTTCGGAGCCTTAGTAGGCGGAAATATCACCCTCCTCCGCGGCATTCTCTACTGGATAGCCCAGCTCCTCGGCGCTCTTGTCGCTAACTTGTTGCTTAAATTCGTCATCACGGACGTA GTAATTTCTGGATTCTCGCTGTCAGCAGGGGTGGGAGTGTGGGAGGCGCTCGTATTCGAGATCGTAATGACATTCGGATTAGTGTACACAGTTTACGCCACCGCCATCGACCCCAAAAAGGGTGAGTTGGGAGTGATAGCACCCATCGCCATCGGTTTCATAGTGGCCGCCAACATTCTGGTGGGCGGCCCATTCACCGGCGCTTCCATGAACCCGGCCGTGGCATTCGGACCCGCCGTCGTGGCTGGGTCTTGGGCCCAGCACTGGATCTACTGGGCCGGCCCACTGATTGGCGGCGGCTTGGCTGGCATTGTCTATGAGCTGTTCTTCATTGGGTTCACCCATGAGCCCCTCCCCGCCGCGGAgtactaa
- the LOC111791396 gene encoding zinc finger protein ZAT5-like: MAETPDENQAQIMKGKRTKRSRPPSVSSASSAADCSSSSAGLAREGEEDQDLANCLMLLAQGRTRTGACSSSSSSPVLVRQKLAANQSLFLYQCKTCDRYFPSFQALGGHRASHKKPKFNNIVNTSVPQPHFTPSDSIQLSLQLSTTSRLPPPPPPAAVNDLIKPKVHECSICGAEFSSGQALGGHMRRHRALTANPTRGATTTTTTTTPQLQDLMTKKKRNMLELDLNLPAPEEDRHRPPVAVFSGASPLVDCHY; encoded by the coding sequence ATGGCTGAAACCCCAGATGAAAACCAGGCTCAAATCATGAAGGGCAAGCGAACCAAACGCTCAAGACCGCCCTCTGTTTCTTCCGCATCTTCGGCTGCTGATTGTTCTAGCTCCTCCGCTGGGTTAGCCCGAGAAGGAGAAGAGGATCAGGATTTGGCTAATTGTTTGATGCTTTTGGCGCAGGGGAGAACTCGAACAGGGGCTtgtagcagcagcagcagcagccctGTTTTGGTTCGACAGAAATTGGCTGCTAATCAATCGTTGTTTCTTTATCAGTGCAAAACTTGCGATCgttattttccttcttttcaagCCTTGGGTGGACATAGAGCTAGCCATAAAAAGCCCAAATTCAACAACATTGTTAATACCTCTGTTCCGCAACCCCATTTTACACCCTCTGATTCAATCCAACTCTCCTTGCAATTGTCCACCACCAGCCGtcttcctcctccgccgccccCCGCTGCCGTTAACGACCTCATCAAACCCAAGGTTCATGAGTGTTCCATTTGTGGAGCGGAATTCTCCTCCGGCCAGGCCCTCGGCGGCCATATGAGAAGACACAGAGCGTTGACCGCCAATCCGACTAGAGGtgctactactactactactactacaaCTCCGCAGTTGCAGGATTTGatgacaaagaaaaagaggaataTGTTGGAGTTGGATCTTAACCTTCCGGCGCCGGAGGAAGACCGGCACCGGCCACCGGTAGCTGTGTTCTCCGGCGCATCGCCATTGGTGGATTGCCATTActga
- the LOC111789922 gene encoding tankyrase-1: MAVPGRRNGVVDEDDYEEDNALFEENGVIEFDSDTPPHLRALATAAQLGDVNGLRNAIDNLTMGSINDAVEDGDTVLHLTCLYGHLPCVQLLVERGANLEVQDEDGAIPLHDASAGGYVEIVQFLINSANGTDGVKRMVESVDAEGDTPLHHAARGEHAAVIRLLLASGASPTKENTYGKAPTELADPGTEARTILEAASAHMAMGCQ, encoded by the exons ATGGCGGTTCCAGGCAGGCGCAACGGTGTCGTAGACGAAGACGATTACGAGGAAGATAACGCCCTTTTTGAAGAGAATGGTGTCATTGAATTCGATTCCGATACGCCACCTCACCTCCGCGCCCTAGCTACCGCCGCACAGCTCGGCGACGTTAATGGCCTTCGTAACGCTATAG ATAACTTAACGATGGGAAGTATAAATGACGCTGTGGAAGATGGGGACACTGTTCTACACCTTACCTGTCTATATGGCCATCTGCCATGTGTCCAG TTGCTGGTGGAAAGAGGGGCAAACTTGGAGGTTCAAGATGAAGATGGTGCCATTCCTTTGCATGATGCTTCTGCTGGGG GTTATGTAGAGATTGTACAATTCCTAATAAATAGTGCTAATGGCACAGACGGTGTGAAGAGGATGGTAGAGTCAGTTGATGCAGAAGGTGACACT CCTCTTCATCATGCTGCAAGAGGCGAGCATGCTGCAGTTATAAGGTTACTGCTAGCTTCAGGGGCATCTCCCACCAAGGAGAATACATACGGGAAG GCCCCAACTGAACTTGCCGATCCCGGGACAGAGGCCAGGACGATCTTGGAAGCTGCCTCAGCCCACATGGCAATGGGGTGTCAGTAG
- the LOC111790078 gene encoding ras-related protein RABC2a-like translates to MGSSSGQTSNYDLSFKVLLIGDSGVGKSSLLLSFISTDLENLAPTIGVDFKIKLLKVGGKRLKLTIWDTAGQERFRTLTSSYYRGAQGIILVYDVTRRETFENLSDVWAKEVELYSTNKDCVKMLIGNKVDRESERAVSREEGAALAKELGSHFLECSAKTRENVEKCFEELALKIMEAPSLIEQGSTVVKRNILKQQEFQAASTTGCCL, encoded by the exons ATGGGATCCTCTTCCGGCCAGACCAGCAATTACGATCTGTCGTTTAAGGTTTTGTTGATCGGCGATTCGGGTGTCGGCAAAAGTAGTCTTCTTCTCAGCTTCATCTCTACTGATCTTGAAAATCTTGCCCCTACTATTg gtGTGGATTTTAAGATCAAGCTGCTTAAGGTGGGTGGGAAGAGATTGAAGCTGACAATCTGGGACACTG CTGGACAAGAGAGATTCAGAACATTAACCAGCTCCTACTATAGAGGTGCCCAAGGGATCATTCTTG TCTATGATGTCACACGGAGAGAAACGTTCGAGAACTTATCCGATGTATGGGCTAAAGAAGTGGAACTCTACTCGACGAATAAGGACTGTGTCAAGATGCTTATTGGTAATAAGGTTGACAGA GAATCTGAAAGGGCTGTGAGCAGAGAGGAGGGGGCTGCTCTAGCAAAAGAGCTTGGATCCCATTTCCTTGAATGCAGCGCTAAAACCAGAGAGAATGTGGAGAAATGCTTTGAAGAGTTGGCATTGAAG ATCATGGAGGCTCCTAGTCTAATTGAACAGGGTTCCACTGTTGTAAAAAGAAACATTCTGAAGCAGCAGGAATTCCAGGCTGCATCAACAACAGGTTGCTGCCTCTGA